A genomic stretch from Qipengyuania pelagi includes:
- a CDS encoding acyl-CoA dehydrogenase family protein: protein MDFRLTEQQRELQDAARAFARKELPDLAREMDEKDFSVPAEMVRRYGEMGFLGVNLPEQYGGLGLGHLEALLVLEQFAHVSNAVAFPVFEALVGPVRTIERFGSEDLKQRIIPEVVSGEATVAVSMSEPDAGTALTDLATRAREDGDHYLLDGSKRWTSGAGHARYYVVYCRLSDAPGAKGIGALLVDKEMPGVSFGKREELMGFRGIETRDIAFDGVRVPRDNLIVGAGGFGKLMSAFGLERCGNATQSLGLAAGALEQATAYVQERTAFGKPIVDFQAVQLRLADMAMRVEAARLLIYRAAANAAHEESGLPSVYESSIAKCFANEIVRQVTADAMQVMGGYGYHKEYGMEQRVRDGFAWGIAGGTTDVQKTNIAAAMVGRRFDQRR from the coding sequence ATGGATTTCCGACTGACCGAGCAGCAGCGCGAGCTTCAGGATGCCGCGCGCGCTTTTGCGCGGAAGGAATTGCCTGATCTGGCGCGCGAAATGGATGAGAAGGATTTCTCCGTCCCCGCCGAAATGGTGCGGCGCTATGGCGAGATGGGGTTTCTCGGCGTGAATCTCCCCGAGCAATATGGCGGGCTGGGCCTCGGCCATCTTGAGGCGCTGCTGGTGCTGGAACAGTTCGCGCATGTCTCCAACGCGGTCGCGTTCCCTGTATTCGAGGCGCTGGTGGGGCCGGTGCGCACGATCGAGCGATTCGGATCAGAGGATCTGAAGCAACGCATCATTCCCGAAGTCGTCAGCGGCGAGGCGACCGTCGCCGTGTCCATGTCCGAACCCGATGCGGGCACCGCGCTGACCGACCTTGCGACCCGCGCCCGCGAAGACGGCGACCATTATTTGCTCGACGGGAGCAAGCGCTGGACCAGTGGGGCGGGCCACGCGCGCTATTACGTGGTCTATTGCCGCCTGTCCGATGCGCCCGGCGCCAAGGGGATCGGCGCGCTGCTGGTCGACAAGGAGATGCCGGGTGTCAGCTTCGGCAAGCGCGAGGAATTGATGGGCTTTCGCGGGATCGAAACGCGCGACATCGCTTTCGACGGCGTGCGCGTGCCCAGGGACAACCTGATCGTCGGCGCGGGCGGATTCGGGAAATTGATGAGCGCCTTCGGCCTCGAGCGCTGTGGGAATGCGACGCAATCGCTGGGTCTTGCCGCGGGCGCGCTGGAGCAAGCGACCGCCTACGTTCAGGAGCGCACGGCGTTCGGCAAGCCGATCGTCGATTTTCAGGCGGTACAGCTGCGGCTCGCCGACATGGCGATGCGGGTCGAGGCGGCGCGGCTCCTGATCTATCGCGCCGCGGCCAACGCCGCGCACGAGGAAAGCGGGCTGCCCAGCGTCTACGAAAGCAGCATCGCCAAATGCTTCGCGAACGAGATCGTGCGACAGGTGACCGCCGACGCAATGCAGGTGATGGGCGGATACGGCTATCACAAGGAATACGGGATGGAGCAGCGCGTGCGGGACGGTTTCGCCTGGGGCATAGCGGGCGGCACCACCGACGTTCAGAAGACCAATATCGCCGCCGCGATGGTGGGACGCCGCTTCGACCAGAGGCGCTGA
- a CDS encoding DMT family transporter, protein MSAGSDDKTLFSPRNLGAFLLVSVIWGGTWLVIKDQLGTVPAQWSITYRFVVASLGMFALAKLRGESLALAKGGQRWAMLLGITQFTLNFTFVYNAEHFITSGLVAVMFALLVVPNALLGRFFLGQRITPAFVLGSSIAAVGVALLFAQEYRASPATLGEVLLGAGLAVGGILSASAANIAQAMEGAKRQPLLTLLAWSMLWGVAINAALALVTVGPPSFDARPSYVLGIVYLGLLGSVVTFPLYYGLVRKVGAGQAAYTSVIVPVVAMVLSTLFEGYRWGLLPAAGALLVLGGMVVALKGRSAVPPRRATPEP, encoded by the coding sequence ATGAGCGCAGGCTCGGACGACAAAACGCTTTTCAGCCCACGCAATCTCGGCGCCTTCCTGCTCGTCAGCGTGATCTGGGGCGGGACCTGGCTGGTCATCAAGGACCAGCTCGGCACCGTGCCCGCGCAATGGTCGATCACCTATCGCTTCGTCGTCGCCAGCCTGGGAATGTTCGCGCTGGCGAAGCTGCGCGGCGAATCGCTGGCGCTGGCGAAGGGGGGGCAGCGCTGGGCGATGCTGCTGGGCATCACGCAGTTCACGCTCAATTTCACCTTCGTCTATAATGCGGAACACTTCATCACCTCCGGCCTCGTTGCGGTGATGTTCGCGCTGCTGGTGGTGCCGAACGCCTTGCTGGGGCGGTTCTTCCTCGGCCAGCGGATCACGCCCGCCTTCGTGCTGGGGTCGAGCATCGCGGCCGTCGGTGTCGCCTTGTTGTTCGCGCAGGAATACCGCGCCTCGCCCGCGACGCTGGGCGAGGTGCTGCTGGGCGCTGGGCTGGCGGTGGGCGGCATCCTGTCCGCCAGCGCCGCCAATATCGCGCAGGCGATGGAAGGGGCCAAGCGCCAGCCGCTCCTGACATTGCTCGCCTGGTCGATGCTGTGGGGCGTGGCGATCAACGCCGCGCTGGCGCTCGTCACGGTCGGCCCGCCCAGCTTCGATGCGCGCCCGTCCTACGTGCTCGGTATCGTCTATCTCGGCCTGCTCGGCTCGGTCGTCACCTTCCCCTTGTATTACGGGCTGGTGCGCAAGGTGGGAGCGGGGCAGGCGGCCTATACCAGCGTGATCGTGCCGGTCGTCGCGATGGTGCTGTCGACCCTGTTCGAAGGGTATCGCTGGGGCCTGTTGCCCGCTGCCGGGGCCTTGCTGGTGCTGGGCGGCATGGTGGTCGCGCTGAAAGGGCGTTCGGCGGTTCCGCCCAGGCGCGCGACGCCGGAACCTTAA
- a CDS encoding PH domain-containing protein, which translates to MTAEATREAGVEAGGASAPPTSEDARRTDGLSFAVRGVTMLGQLVLPLGFLAFSIAKDDRAGALAYFAPIVTAIIAFNFAIAYASWRRFTYTVGEADIRVESGLLSRSARAVPYERIQDVSLEQKFLPRLLGLTEVRFETGAGGKDEITLRYLSESEGERLRELVRSQKLGETVGALTPRDTPHETPSEPPVLFAMGPKRVLTFGLFEFSLAVVAVVAGAAQQFDFLLDFDIWEWREWQRLLAGPGGWLLALGVVGQVIAGALAIASLLLLRLVTGLVRTALREWDFRLERTDKGLRRRRGLLTRTDVVMPIHRVQALRIGTGIVRRLFGWHRLRVVSLAQDTGGANHDAAPFAQMGEIAPIVRETGFHLPGRDAEWQRGSKQYRIDRVIIAALLLIPLAVGCAVFVNPPLWIGPLLGLAWIALVEAFHFSHDRHALDPDQLYSRQGWLSPKLAIASRVKLQSVEIARGPIARRRGYATLHLGLAGGQMAIPGLPITRAETLREAVLASIGKRDFSDLL; encoded by the coding sequence ATGACGGCGGAGGCGACCAGGGAAGCGGGCGTGGAGGCAGGCGGGGCCAGCGCGCCGCCGACATCCGAGGACGCGCGGCGGACCGATGGATTGAGCTTCGCGGTGCGCGGCGTGACCATGCTCGGCCAGCTGGTCCTACCCCTCGGCTTCCTCGCCTTCTCGATCGCGAAGGACGACAGGGCGGGCGCGCTCGCCTATTTCGCGCCGATCGTCACCGCCATCATCGCGTTCAATTTCGCCATCGCCTATGCCAGCTGGCGACGCTTCACCTACACGGTGGGCGAAGCGGACATCCGGGTCGAGAGCGGCCTTTTGTCGCGCAGCGCGCGCGCCGTGCCCTACGAGCGGATCCAGGATGTCAGCCTGGAACAGAAATTCCTCCCCCGCCTGCTCGGCCTGACCGAGGTCAGGTTCGAGACCGGGGCGGGCGGCAAGGACGAGATCACTCTGCGCTATCTTTCGGAAAGCGAGGGAGAGCGCCTGCGCGAACTGGTGCGCAGCCAGAAGCTGGGCGAAACCGTGGGCGCCCTAACCCCGCGCGATACGCCGCACGAAACGCCGAGCGAACCGCCTGTCCTGTTCGCGATGGGGCCGAAGCGCGTGCTGACCTTCGGCCTGTTCGAGTTTTCACTGGCCGTCGTCGCGGTGGTTGCGGGCGCTGCGCAGCAATTCGATTTCCTGCTCGATTTCGACATCTGGGAATGGCGCGAATGGCAGCGCCTATTGGCTGGTCCCGGAGGCTGGCTGCTGGCTTTGGGCGTGGTCGGGCAGGTCATCGCAGGGGCGCTTGCGATCGCGTCCCTGCTGCTGCTGAGGCTTGTCACCGGCCTGGTGCGCACGGCCCTGCGCGAATGGGATTTCCGGCTGGAGCGGACCGACAAGGGGCTGCGGCGGCGGCGCGGATTGCTGACGCGCACCGATGTCGTCATGCCGATCCACCGGGTTCAGGCGCTGCGGATCGGAACCGGGATCGTGCGGCGGCTGTTCGGCTGGCACCGCTTGAGAGTGGTCAGCTTGGCGCAGGATACCGGCGGCGCGAATCACGATGCCGCCCCGTTCGCGCAGATGGGGGAAATCGCGCCGATCGTGCGCGAGACCGGTTTTCACCTGCCAGGCCGTGACGCGGAGTGGCAGCGCGGTTCGAAGCAGTATCGCATCGACAGGGTGATTATCGCGGCCCTGCTCCTGATCCCGCTGGCGGTGGGATGCGCCGTGTTCGTGAACCCGCCGCTGTGGATCGGCCCGCTATTGGGACTCGCCTGGATCGCACTAGTCGAAGCGTTCCACTTTTCGCACGATCGCCACGCGCTCGATCCCGATCAGCTCTATTCGCGGCAAGGCTGGCTTTCGCCGAAGCTGGCGATCGCGTCGCGGGTGAAGCTGCAATCGGTCGAGATCGCGCGCGGCCCGATTGCGCGGAGGCGCGGTTATGCGACGCTGCATCTGGGGCTGGCAGGCGGCCAGATGGCCATTCCCGGCCTACCCATAACTCGCGCCGAAACATTGCGGGAGGCGGTGCTCGCATCGATCGGGAAAAGGGATTTCAGCGACTTGCTGTGA
- a CDS encoding O-antigen ligase family protein, protein MPRSPASPADLSARLSFWLLCVFLVILWIAGGASRADVAGQAVVRFFAWAFLIVFVLFSARFEWRRVKPVAIFLGLAALLVFLQLVPLPPEVWTALPGRELLKGAAEVSDQPQPWRPLSISPSATVNALGSLVVPTLVLILCAQLTREQHWRIAALLLALIFAGCLLGLLQFSGANFDNPLINYQDAAVSGNFANRNHFALFVAIGCLLALVWGLRGDHDKKWKPIVAIGVLPLFLLIALATGSRAGFLLSILAIATGLFLTRSVLLQELRALPRWMALTVLAFVFLAMVGAVILSFSLGRAVSIDRAFELNAAEDLRSQAFPYIIEALTRYFPVGSGFGTFDPVYRIGEPDSLLQPQYFNRAHNDWLEVILDGGIAGVALLTAVFVWIAVTAFKAWRRGEGSRGLAGVGTVALILTMLASVPDYPGRTPMIMAVIMIAAIWLHVGSQSSHQASKTRNPPPP, encoded by the coding sequence ATGCCCCGCAGCCCCGCATCCCCTGCCGATTTAAGCGCGCGCCTGTCCTTCTGGCTGCTCTGCGTATTCCTGGTGATCCTTTGGATCGCGGGCGGCGCATCGCGCGCCGATGTGGCCGGACAGGCTGTGGTGCGGTTTTTCGCCTGGGCGTTCCTGATCGTTTTCGTTCTTTTCTCGGCGCGCTTCGAATGGCGTCGGGTCAAGCCGGTCGCAATTTTTCTTGGGTTGGCGGCCCTGCTGGTCTTCTTGCAGCTCGTGCCGCTGCCACCAGAGGTCTGGACCGCCCTACCCGGTCGCGAGCTGCTGAAAGGCGCCGCCGAAGTTAGCGATCAGCCACAACCTTGGCGGCCCCTGTCGATTTCGCCGAGCGCGACTGTCAATGCACTGGGATCGCTGGTCGTGCCTACTCTGGTACTCATACTGTGTGCACAATTGACGCGCGAGCAACATTGGCGAATCGCGGCACTCCTGTTGGCGCTTATCTTCGCTGGCTGCCTACTGGGCCTGCTCCAGTTTTCGGGCGCGAATTTCGACAACCCGCTGATCAATTATCAGGACGCTGCGGTATCCGGAAATTTCGCAAACCGGAACCATTTCGCACTGTTTGTAGCGATCGGATGCTTGCTGGCTCTTGTCTGGGGTTTACGCGGCGATCATGACAAGAAATGGAAACCGATTGTCGCTATCGGGGTGCTTCCACTTTTCCTATTGATAGCGCTTGCGACAGGCTCGCGGGCAGGCTTCCTGCTATCCATCCTCGCGATCGCGACCGGCTTGTTTCTGACGCGTTCTGTGTTGTTGCAGGAATTGCGAGCTTTGCCGCGCTGGATGGCCTTAACCGTTCTTGCGTTCGTCTTTCTGGCAATGGTCGGCGCCGTAATCCTGTCTTTTTCTTTGGGGCGCGCCGTTTCCATCGATCGCGCCTTCGAGCTCAACGCTGCCGAGGATTTGCGATCACAAGCTTTCCCTTACATCATAGAGGCACTTACTCGCTATTTTCCCGTAGGCTCGGGCTTCGGCACGTTTGATCCGGTCTACCGCATCGGCGAGCCCGACTCCCTGCTACAACCGCAATATTTCAATCGAGCGCATAATGATTGGTTGGAGGTCATTCTCGACGGTGGAATCGCGGGGGTTGCACTTCTGACTGCGGTGTTCGTGTGGATCGCTGTCACAGCGTTCAAGGCGTGGCGCCGAGGCGAAGGCAGCCGCGGTTTGGCAGGTGTCGGCACTGTCGCCTTGATCCTTACCATGCTGGCCAGCGTGCCGGATTATCCCGGACGCACGCCGATGATCATGGCCGTGATCATGATTGCAGCGATTTGGCTGCACGTAGGCTCTCAGTCATCTCACCAAGCCTCTAAGACCCGCAACCCGCCCCCCCCCTAA
- a CDS encoding threonine aldolase family protein, whose product MLFLSDNAASVHPKVWEAMRAADGPDSPYDGDGHSQALDAKFSAAFGRDCTALWVATGTAANCLALATLCQPHGGVVCHEEAHIEADEGGAPGFFLHGAKLLLVPGESAKLTPEAVRAAIDPIRDDVHQVQPHALSITQASEYGVSYRPDEVAALSALAKERGLGFHMDGARFANATAFLGCSPGEAAGPVDALSFGCVKNGGMSAEAILFFDESLADVAKYRRKRAGHLQSKGRFLAAQLHAMLDGDLWLENARAANAAAAEIATSCGERLMHPVEANELFVRLSPDERESLRARGFEFYDWGADAARFVTAWNTREEDARALAEAIAAL is encoded by the coding sequence ATGCTGTTCCTGTCCGACAACGCCGCCTCCGTTCACCCCAAAGTGTGGGAGGCGATGCGCGCCGCCGATGGCCCCGATTCGCCCTATGACGGGGACGGGCATTCGCAGGCGCTGGACGCGAAATTCTCGGCTGCGTTCGGGCGTGACTGCACGGCCCTGTGGGTCGCCACGGGGACCGCCGCGAACTGCCTCGCGCTCGCCACCCTGTGCCAGCCGCATGGCGGCGTGGTCTGCCACGAGGAAGCGCATATCGAGGCGGACGAGGGCGGGGCGCCCGGCTTCTTCCTGCATGGGGCCAAGTTGCTGCTGGTGCCGGGCGAAAGCGCGAAGCTGACCCCCGAAGCCGTGCGCGCCGCGATCGATCCGATCCGCGACGATGTCCATCAGGTCCAGCCGCACGCGCTCTCGATTACGCAGGCGAGCGAATACGGCGTTTCGTATCGCCCTGACGAGGTGGCGGCGCTCTCTGCCCTCGCGAAGGAGCGCGGGCTGGGTTTCCATATGGACGGCGCCCGCTTTGCCAATGCGACCGCGTTTCTCGGCTGTTCGCCGGGCGAGGCGGCGGGGCCGGTCGATGCGCTGAGCTTCGGCTGCGTCAAGAACGGGGGGATGAGCGCGGAAGCGATCCTGTTCTTCGACGAATCGCTCGCCGATGTCGCGAAATACCGCCGCAAGCGCGCCGGGCACCTCCAGTCGAAGGGCCGCTTCCTCGCCGCCCAGCTCCACGCCATGCTAGACGGCGACCTCTGGCTCGAAAACGCGCGCGCCGCCAATGCGGCGGCTGCCGAGATCGCGACCAGCTGCGGTGAGCGGCTGATGCACCCCGTCGAGGCGAACGAGCTGTTCGTTCGCTTGTCGCCCGATGAGCGCGAGAGCCTGCGCGCGCGCGGTTTCGAGTTCTACGATTGGGGCGCGGATGCCGCGCGCTTCGTTACCGCCTGGAATACGCGCGAAGAGGATGCCCGCGCGCTGGCAGAGGCGATCGCCGCTTTATGA
- a CDS encoding PH domain-containing protein, translating to MDAASDLTPLDPAYRTVLRIVASIWAAVFLIAASVAEFAIPGWHGVVLIPVLIVSILLILRVPQRRWSARGYSMAEERLRVVRGLLFHSDTVVPFGRVQHIDVDQGPLERAYDIATLTVHTAGSHNASVTLPGLKHQDALALRDTIRAAIRRDTQ from the coding sequence ATGGACGCCGCTTCAGATCTGACTCCGCTCGACCCTGCCTATCGCACCGTGCTGCGGATCGTCGCGAGCATCTGGGCGGCGGTGTTCCTGATCGCGGCGAGCGTGGCGGAATTCGCGATCCCAGGCTGGCACGGCGTGGTTCTGATTCCGGTCCTGATCGTCAGCATATTGCTCATCCTGCGCGTGCCGCAGCGGCGCTGGTCGGCGCGGGGCTATAGCATGGCGGAAGAGCGGCTGAGAGTGGTGCGCGGGCTCCTCTTCCATTCAGACACGGTCGTTCCCTTCGGGCGCGTGCAGCATATCGACGTCGATCAGGGCCCGCTCGAACGCGCCTATGACATCGCAACGCTGACGGTCCACACGGCGGGCAGCCACAACGCCTCGGTCACGCTGCCGGGGCTGAAGCACCAAGACGCGCTCGCCCTGCGCGACACGATCCGTGCGGCGATCCGGCGCGACACGCAATGA
- a CDS encoding GNAT family N-acetyltransferase — protein sequence MADQAVTISRENLGEGETLRGRYVARAADSEAEAELTWYRDGEAQGEDVRVADHTFTPTQLRGRGIAKELVKALIADAQKDGFRIVPACSYVAQAFRDHPEWSDLKASL from the coding sequence ATGGCCGATCAAGCCGTCACCATCAGCCGCGAAAATCTGGGCGAGGGCGAGACGCTGCGTGGTCGCTACGTCGCCCGCGCCGCCGACAGCGAAGCGGAAGCCGAGCTGACCTGGTATCGCGACGGCGAAGCGCAGGGGGAGGATGTGCGCGTCGCCGACCACACCTTCACGCCGACGCAATTGCGGGGGCGCGGTATCGCGAAGGAGCTGGTCAAGGCGCTGATCGCGGATGCGCAGAAGGACGGCTTCAGGATCGTGCCCGCCTGCAGCTATGTCGCCCAGGCCTTTCGCGACCATCCCGAATGGAGCGATCTGAAAGCCTCGCTTTGA
- a CDS encoding GumC family protein, with protein sequence MSTFSSPSDRLGPVSDAHGARNPRPADADGPSLLEQYLRIARRWRWVILGAIAVCVLLGLIVTLLMTPQFTATSTVEISREADRVTNIEGVEREASVADQEFYQTQYGLLRARSLAERVANELGLVDDPEFFDMFGFDGADNPAFEISNGRYLAQGRAERQREAADILLENVSIDPTRLSRLVDISMTSPDAVFSARVANAWAENFITTNLERKVQATSYGRDALQEQLTEYKERLDESQRRLVAYASDQQIVNLPSETGGDGTTTQERSIVVDNLASLNNALNEATADRIAAESRFRRAGGGGSSVEALGNNAINNLRQRRAELNAQYQELMVRFEPGYPQARAIQSQIDALDQAIAREESRVSSSVRAEYRQAEAREQALRQRVTALTEEFLDVRRRSIQYNIYQQEVDTNRALYDGLLQRFQELGVAAGVGVNNIAIVDTANVPEKPSSPRLLINLFVSILAGVGLGAALAFGLEQLDEAIADPSEVPRRLGLPLLGTVPKTEEHETPREALLDRKSELVDAYIAVQTNLAFTTEHGIPRSFSVTSTRPAEGKSTTSLALATMLARSGKRVILIDGDMRSPSVHHLGNVDHDHGVSNFLAGAEDYKSSIFHMKDLSLDAMSAGPIPPNAAELLTGDRMRLLIDRLHEDYDHVVVDSPPVMGLADAPLIAGHVEGVIYAVESHSIRSTQVKTALGRLQAAHTRIFGAVLTKFEARKAHYGYGYEYGYGYGRDAETKSA encoded by the coding sequence ATGAGCACATTTTCTTCCCCTTCCGATCGCCTCGGGCCCGTAAGTGACGCGCATGGTGCTAGAAACCCGCGGCCGGCGGACGCTGACGGACCGTCGTTACTCGAACAGTATCTGCGGATCGCGCGTCGCTGGCGATGGGTGATCTTGGGCGCTATTGCCGTATGCGTTCTGCTAGGTCTCATCGTCACCTTGTTGATGACGCCGCAATTCACCGCGACATCGACGGTCGAGATTTCCCGCGAAGCCGATCGGGTCACGAATATCGAGGGCGTGGAACGCGAAGCCAGCGTTGCCGACCAGGAATTCTACCAGACTCAATACGGTCTGCTCCGCGCCCGCTCCCTCGCTGAGCGCGTGGCGAACGAACTGGGACTAGTGGACGATCCAGAGTTCTTCGACATGTTTGGTTTCGATGGAGCGGACAATCCGGCTTTCGAGATTTCCAACGGACGATATCTCGCGCAGGGCCGGGCGGAACGTCAGCGCGAAGCAGCCGATATCCTTTTGGAAAATGTCAGCATCGATCCCACCCGCCTGTCGCGCCTGGTCGACATCAGCATGACAAGTCCCGATGCGGTTTTTTCCGCGCGTGTCGCCAATGCTTGGGCGGAAAATTTTATCACAACCAATCTTGAACGGAAGGTTCAGGCGACCTCCTACGGCCGCGATGCACTTCAGGAGCAGCTGACGGAATACAAGGAGCGATTGGACGAATCCCAACGCCGTCTGGTCGCTTATGCTTCCGACCAGCAGATCGTAAATCTGCCGTCGGAAACCGGCGGTGACGGAACGACAACGCAAGAGCGTTCTATCGTTGTCGACAATCTTGCCTCTCTTAACAATGCATTGAATGAGGCCACAGCAGACCGGATCGCAGCGGAATCCCGCTTCCGCCGTGCCGGCGGGGGCGGCAGTTCGGTCGAAGCGCTTGGCAACAACGCTATCAACAATCTCCGGCAACGCCGGGCGGAACTGAACGCCCAGTACCAGGAGCTGATGGTTCGTTTTGAACCCGGCTACCCCCAAGCCCGCGCCATCCAATCGCAGATCGATGCTCTCGATCAGGCCATTGCCCGCGAAGAGTCACGCGTGTCGAGTTCAGTGCGGGCGGAATATCGTCAGGCGGAGGCGCGCGAACAAGCGCTCCGTCAGCGTGTTACCGCGCTCACGGAAGAATTTCTCGATGTCCGCCGGCGGTCGATCCAGTATAATATTTATCAGCAAGAGGTGGATACCAACCGCGCGCTTTACGACGGCCTTTTGCAACGCTTTCAAGAACTCGGCGTGGCCGCCGGAGTCGGCGTCAACAATATCGCAATCGTCGATACCGCCAACGTTCCGGAAAAGCCTTCCAGCCCAAGACTGTTGATCAACCTGTTCGTATCCATTCTAGCCGGGGTCGGCCTCGGCGCCGCGCTCGCCTTCGGACTCGAACAACTCGACGAAGCGATAGCCGATCCGTCCGAGGTCCCAAGGCGGCTTGGACTGCCTTTGCTCGGAACCGTTCCGAAGACCGAAGAGCACGAAACGCCGCGCGAAGCGCTGTTGGACCGCAAGTCGGAATTGGTGGACGCCTATATCGCGGTCCAGACCAATCTCGCTTTCACCACCGAACACGGGATACCGCGCTCCTTCTCCGTCACCTCGACGCGGCCGGCCGAGGGGAAATCGACCACCTCGCTGGCCCTTGCGACGATGCTGGCGCGATCGGGCAAGCGCGTGATCCTCATCGATGGGGATATGCGCTCGCCTTCGGTTCACCATCTTGGAAATGTCGATCACGATCATGGCGTCAGCAATTTTCTTGCCGGCGCCGAAGACTACAAATCGTCGATTTTCCATATGAAGGACCTCAGTCTCGATGCGATGAGTGCCGGGCCGATCCCGCCAAACGCCGCAGAACTGCTCACTGGCGACCGTATGCGATTGCTCATCGATCGCCTTCACGAAGACTATGACCATGTCGTTGTCGATTCCCCGCCCGTTATGGGCTTGGCAGACGCGCCGCTCATCGCCGGTCATGTCGAGGGCGTGATCTACGCCGTGGAATCGCACAGCATCCGCTCGACGCAGGTCAAGACGGCGCTCGGTCGTCTTCAGGCGGCCCACACGCGCATATTCGGTGCTGTCCTTACCAAGTTCGAAGCCCGCAAGGCCCATTACGGCTATGGTTATGAATACGGGTATGGTTACGGACGCGACGCGGAAACAAAAAGCGCTTGA
- a CDS encoding polysaccharide biosynthesis/export family protein has translation MRNFIGLAAAACMLAACGGQPSIQSTPGLTVITGQAALPVPNRDDLVAEDRIALVGPLDTILVNVFGVGELSREMQVDAGGRIAMPLIGTIDAGGKTAAELALDIERQLAGRYVRNPDVTVNIVSSVSQVVTVDGQVVEPGLYPVTNQMTLLRAIASARGLTEFADADDVVILRTVNGQRVAGLYNISAIRRGLYDDPSLYANDLVVVGDSPQRRLFRDFVGLAPLLASPVIALLQR, from the coding sequence ATGCGTAACTTCATTGGTTTGGCCGCAGCGGCGTGTATGCTGGCAGCGTGCGGTGGCCAGCCATCTATCCAGTCAACGCCAGGTTTGACCGTAATCACGGGGCAGGCCGCGCTGCCGGTCCCCAATCGTGACGATCTGGTAGCCGAAGACCGCATCGCTCTAGTCGGACCTCTGGATACGATCCTGGTCAACGTGTTCGGCGTGGGCGAACTCAGTCGAGAGATGCAGGTCGATGCAGGCGGGCGTATCGCTATGCCGCTGATCGGCACAATCGATGCCGGCGGCAAGACGGCGGCGGAATTGGCCTTGGACATCGAAAGGCAGTTGGCGGGACGCTATGTGCGCAACCCCGACGTCACGGTGAATATCGTAAGTTCCGTCAGTCAGGTGGTCACGGTCGATGGGCAGGTGGTGGAACCCGGCCTCTATCCTGTGACGAATCAGATGACCTTGTTACGCGCGATCGCCTCTGCGCGCGGGCTCACTGAATTCGCCGACGCAGACGATGTCGTCATTCTGCGCACGGTCAACGGCCAACGCGTCGCCGGCCTCTACAATATAAGTGCGATCCGCCGCGGCCTGTATGATGACCCCTCGTTGTATGCGAACGATCTGGTGGTCGTCGGCGACAGTCCACAGCGCCGTTTGTTCCGTGATTTTGTAGGCTTGGCCCCTCTGCTCGCTTCGCCAGTAATTGCCCTGCTGCAGAGATAG